The proteins below come from a single Gammaproteobacteria bacterium genomic window:
- a CDS encoding response regulator translates to MSTVLIIDDSPTEVHVLKTWLEKNGFSTITAESGEEGIDKAKAEKPDAIIMDVVMPGMSGFQATRQLSKDPDTSRIPVVMVTTKDQETDKIWGMRQGAVAYLPKPVTEKQLVDKIKEVIAG, encoded by the coding sequence ATGTCCACCGTGCTCATCATCGACGATTCGCCGACCGAGGTGCATGTCCTCAAGACCTGGCTGGAGAAGAACGGCTTCAGCACCATCACCGCCGAGAGCGGCGAGGAAGGCATCGACAAGGCCAAGGCCGAGAAGCCCGACGCCATCATCATGGACGTGGTGATGCCCGGCATGAGCGGCTTCCAGGCGACGCGCCAGCTCTCCAAGGATCCGGACACCTCCCGCATCCCGGTGGTCATGGTCACCACCAAGGACCAGGAGACGGACAAGATCTGGGGCATGCGCCAGGGCGCGGTCGCGTACCTGCCCAAGCCCGTCACCGAGAAGCAGCTCGTGGACAAGATCAAGGAAGTGATCGCGGGATAA